The proteins below come from a single Necator americanus strain Aroian chromosome V, whole genome shotgun sequence genomic window:
- a CDS encoding hypothetical protein (NECATOR_CHRV.G18998.T1): MQVRRLGNEGHIHHEETREISPLISGKTRLTPKKAKQKIPWLERLAILMAIRLAKTITRASKMKFPPINVLSGSEIALSWLKSSKNVP, translated from the coding sequence ATGCAAGTGAGAAGACTTGGCAATGAAGGCCACATTCACCATGAAGAAACGCGAGAGATTTCGCCGCTTATTAGCGGAAAAACTCGTTTGACTCCAAAAAAGGCGAAACAGAAGATCCCGTGGCTAGAACGTTTAGCAATACTTATGGCAATACGTCTTGCCAAAACCATCACAAGAGCgagcaaaatgaaatttccacCAATAAATGTTCTAAGCGGAAGTGAAATCGCCCTCTCATGGCTGAAGTCTTCCAAGAACGTGCCCTGA
- a CDS encoding hypothetical protein (NECATOR_CHRV.G18999.T1) — MNDEIVLEKRLCWKCYSNQHSSKACTRDNCPLCSELHQKQLCLSSEVANDVNESSCAVTQQYITPHNEQHNRRPSERPAKVRNSAESNRLVSPRQKNHTASNIDDQNNSRIQINSETQNHDHAEEVQITENHTTVENNLTPLHKEQRILMTAESSIWNYNTERFERAVFFFDTVAQKTIIEEEYANNLELPTLRTENCVMSGIGGKTEVFETNIVNVKIGTAYGKEIDILIQTKPILTKGFPAVRLCTKDQQLLQSRNILVCNPHIRNRNHRFWSA; from the coding sequence ATGAATGATGAAATTGTTCTCGAAAAGCGTCTCTGTTGGAAATGCTATTCAAACCAGCATTCGAGTAAAGCGTGCACAAGAGACAACTGTCCACTTTGTAGCGAATTACACCAGAAACAGCTCTGCCTCTCCAGTGAGGTCGCGAACGATGTCAACGAAAGCTCATGCGCGGTGACGCAACAATATATCACCCCGCACAATGAACAACACAATCGGAGGCCCAGCGAAAGGCCTGCGAAAGTCAGGAACTCCGCGGAATCGAACAGATTGGTATCTCCGCGGCAGAAAAACCACACTGCATCTAATATTGACGATCAAAACAATTCAAGAATTCAAATCAACAGCGAGACTCAGAACCACGATCATGCCGAAGAAGTCCAAATTACGGAAAATCACACGACCGTAGAAAACAATCTCACTCCACTTCATAAAGAGCAAAGAATTCTAATGACTGCCGAAAGCAGCATCTGGAATTACAACACGGAACGATTTGAGAGAGCTGTGTTTTTCTTCGACACCGTGGCGCAAAAGACGATTATTGAAGAAGAGTATGCCAACAACTTGGAACTGCCAACGTTAAGAACCGAGAACTGCGTGATGTCAGGAATCGGTGGAAAGACGGAAGTGTTTGAAACTAACATCGTGAACGTCAAAATAGGTACTGCCTATGGGAAAGAAATAGACATTCTGATACAGACTAAGCCTATTCTTACCAAAGGTTTTCCAGCAGTACGTCTATGCACCAAAGATCAGCAACTCTTGCAGAGTAGAAACATTCTCGTGTGCAATCCACACATTAGGAACAGAAACCACAGATTTTGGTCGGCTTAG
- a CDS encoding hypothetical protein (NECATOR_CHRV.G19000.T1), which yields MELILMLDTRLTEARNHERRLARNLAGTTLDFRDGEANSPLMFLQQTPTVKSGTISPPRVDLPKFYGNEEEFPEFWAVHETLVQQHEADRY from the coding sequence ATGGAGCTTATCCTCATGTTAGACACTCGACTTACGGAAGCTCGCAACCACGAAAGGCGACTCGCACGCAACCTGGCGGGTACAACTTTGGACTTTCGGGATGGAGAAGCAAACTCCCCGCTAATGTTTCTGCAACAGACGCCCACAGTGAAATCCGGCACGATTTCTCCTCCCAGGGTCGATTTGCCAAAGTTCTACGGCAATGAAGAAGAGTTTCCCGAATTTTGGGCAGTGCACGAGACACTTGTACAACAACACGAAGCTGACAGATATTGA
- a CDS encoding hypothetical protein (NECATOR_CHRV.G19001.T1): MPQRVRKDSASSTTKRTVAEENHLAGVLSKEGIASGNDGDSSAGKKPLTDPIPFNHSTLEGISSRLTRWVTIRPIKPTTTSTTTTTMTSKPTTTTTSTTTRTTTSTTTRTTTSTTTRTTTSTTTRTTTLEPRKTRTTTRSTTTTSKPTTTRATAKTTTKTTIRATTSKPTKASTSIRTPQRTRRPTTEAEPEPEPEPDPDDGLPVLPPLPTTRPKKVTSTTRRITDGDPGPSEEKETSTTEATSVWQGGSTRSEGLIIGPSDIRGKQPRKYKHMNNGAVVLLVCGIILSLLLGILVVLITMMMAADKKEGTKSTKSTKSSKNVPQLPQSPAAH, encoded by the exons ATGCCTCAACGGGTACGTAAG GATAGCGCATCATCAACGACTAAAAGAACTGTTGCCGAAGAAAACCATCTAGCGGGTGTCCTGAGTAAAGAAGGAATTGCTTCAGGAAATGATGGGGATTCATCAGCAGGAAAGAAGCCGCTAACGGATCCAATACCATTCAATCACTCAACTCTCGAAGGTATTTCATCACGGTTGACAAGATGGGTCACAATTCGTCCAATTAAACCTACGACTACATCAACTACGACTACAACTATGACTTCCAAACCTACGACAACTACAACATCAACCACGACTAGAACTACAACATCAACTACAACTAGAACTACAACATCAACTACGACTAGAACTACAACATCAACTACGACTAGAACTACAACTTTAGAACCTAGAAAAACTAGAACTACCACTAGAAGCACAACTACAACTTCTAAACCTACGACAACTAGAGCTACAGCTAAAACTACAACTAAAACCACGATTAGAGCTACAACTTCTAAACCTACAAAAGCTTCAACGAGCATTCGTACGCCCCAACGTACACGACGGCCAACGACAGAAGCGGAACCAGAGCCGGAACCAGAACCGGACCCAGACGATGGCCTACCTGTCCTACCTCCGTTACCTACGACGAGACCAAAAAAAGTAACATCGACAACGCGAAGAATAACGGACGGTGATCCTGGTCCTAGTGAGGAAAAAGAGACATCCACTACTGAAGCTACAAGTGTTTGGCAAGGAGGAAGTACTAGAAGTGAAGGG CTCATCATCGGACCTTCTGACATTCGTGGAAAACAGCCGCGCAAATACAAGCACATGAA TAATGGAGCAGTGGTTTTGCTAGTATGTGGAATAATTCTTTCGCTACTTTTGGGGATTCTAGTGGTCTTAATAACTATGATGATGGCCGCTGACAAGAAAGAAGGTACTAAGTCGACGAAGTCGACAAAGAGCTCCAAAAACGTTCCACAGTTGCCACAAAGTCCTGCTGCacattga